The Panthera uncia isolate 11264 unplaced genomic scaffold, Puncia_PCG_1.0 HiC_scaffold_1995, whole genome shotgun sequence DNA segment CCATGTGGTTTCACAGGAAAGTTTTGCAAGCATTTCGAgatgaaataaaaccaaatttggTACACAGAACAAAGTCTtagaagaaattttggaaaatccGAATATAGGTTCCATTTTAGCTGATAGTGGGAAATTACTGTTAATTTTACAAAGTATGTAATGGTACTGGCtgtgttgaaaaacaaaagtcattAATCACATGACCACACAATTATGGACTCCATTTGCAACTGGATGTGCATCCATGACTGAGTCATTAGTGGACGCAGTTAGGCAGGACCTCTAGTGTTAAGAGAAGTTGTTCTCCCCTTCCTATCTCTCCTCTCCTAGGTGGCAGGCAGGGTCATGGACACTCGGTGACCCAGTGTTGACCCAGCAATGAGGACAGTGTCATGGGGTATGTTAGAAGGGAATGGGCCTTTGAAAGGTCTTCTGGAACAAAGACTCCTGGTAACATGGCTCAAACTCCTCCATATATTATAGGAGCGAGATAAGATACAGTTTGGTCATAGAAAGGGGACCTGTAGGTCTTTGGGACAATGCCCGGCTGTTATCTCTAACACGCTTGTCTTATAGGCTGGTGGTCCCTGTCCTCGGGGACTCAGGTTTCTCTTGATTGGTTTAGCCCATCACCTGGACTAAGGGCAGGACATCTTCTCCATCTGTCCCCCATTGCTCCCTGAGTTGGTCCCGTAAACTTCCAAGCTCCCAGGGTGGTTGTAGCAGATCAGAAATGAACTGGAATTGGCATAAAGTAAATGTGCAGTGAGTAATCATGATTATTGCTGGCCTGTTGTCCCAAAGCAGGGGACAAAGGTGGTTTGTGCTGTGAGCACCCATGGTCACCTGGGAGCCTGGTCCAGACTCAACACTCTGTCCTCAGGGTTCCCGTCCAGAATTTCAGAGTGGCAAGTGCAGACCTTTGCTGAGAAGGGGTTAGAAGGGTGTAAGAAGGATCGATATGAAGCCCAGGTGAGAATGAACAGAAGGAGGAGGTGGCTGGCCTGGCGTGGTGACATAATTACTGTCAGGTGAAGGTGCAGGAGGCAAGATGCTAGCGACAAGatcatctccctccctctgttgTTTCCTTCTCTAATGCATGTTTATGTCAAAAGATCTAAAAAGCTATGTACCAAAATCTTAACAGTGGTCACTCTTGGAGCACGAGCTTTGGGGAGGGAAGCTCATATCAAAATTCTACTTTATGTCTGTAGACCTCTAGATTATTCTATAATAGGCATGAATGACTGCttttcacataaaaaaagaaaagatagaatttAAAGTGCCAGGTCAGTTGGCATCTCGGACTCACCGTGGGTCGTATGGGCTTCCTGGTCCTTCTGGTGGGCAGAGACCACAAGGGTATGGGTTTTGGTGACCACGGGCTGCCCGTCTTGCTGCACCTGGCAGGTGAAAACCACATCTTCCCTGTGGACGGATAAATTCACCAGGAGCCAGCTGGTCCAGTTAAAGGTCCCATCCTTGTTCTCTATGAGGTCCGAGGCCATTGAGGCCATTTCTGTTCGGGACACGTGTCCGTTCTCCAACCAGGTCAGCTGGAGGCGCTGGGGGTAGAACTTCTTCACTTGGCAAATGACCTTCACCTGGACCCCTGTCACGGGTTGCTGGGCAACCTCCAAGGTGGGTGGAACTGAAACAGCACAGAGCAGAAGCTCTGACCTCATGGAACAGACACATCACCGGGGAGGGGTTGGAGAACTTAGCTCCCCCCACGCAGCAAGGGAATCACCCAGATCAGTGCTAGGCATACAGCTGGTGCTCAAACACTGAGGGTAGGCTTTGCATGTGAGTGAAATCCCTAAGCACAGTGCCcagtacacagtaggtgctcaaggtACCTACTGGTAGCTCCTATTAGGGTAATGATGAGTGAAATCGAGCCCCCAGCATGCATTTGGAATCGAATAACTAGCAAAATCCATGAAATCACCGAGCACACAGTGGGTGGattacagtaggtgctcaataattggAGTGGCTCTGGGAAAGTAAATCGAACTACCTAGCACGGTAGGTGTTCACCCGGAACTGCAGTCAAAACAGGAGGAGGTGACGGTACCCCTGGGTGCCCGGTGGTTGGGAGGGTCTGTCAGGAGGCAGGTTCCAGGGGATGGAAGGCTGGGAGcacggagtgggggaggggcaggctgggagGCTTGGGGGCCGGAGCTGGGCTTGGGCCGGGGGTGACGGGCATCTACCTCGGAGGGTCTCGGACAAATTGGCAGTCCCACGAAGAGGAGGGCCCCCCTGCAGGGTCACGTGGGCCACCTCGCAGATGACCTGGGAGCGAACGTCCCCCGGGGCCAGCGGCAGCGTGGTTGTGCTGAAGATGCTGTAGGAAGCGCTGTCTCCCTCTGGGTCCACGGTGGTCTGGGAGGCTGCCAGCTCATTCCCGTTTTTGAACCATTTCAGGGTGACGTTTCTGGGGGAGAAGCCGTGGGACTCGCAGGTGAAGCTCACAGTCTGCTCAGGTGTGGCCCTGGCCGTGGGGCCCGACACCACGGGGGGAGAGGGTTTGGCTACAAGAGGAACATTTACGAGCAGTAAGCATGACTCTGGTCATCCTCAGCAACGACAGGTATGTGACACTGTGCAGAACCCTCGCATGGGTTATGTTTTAGCCCTGCTGATAGTGTTGGGAGGGCGGTGTCGGAGACTGAGTCAGGGGCAGGACCCGCGTGCAATTCCAGCCTCAGTTCAAAGTCCCCCTTGTCTTCTCTGCCAGGGGACTTCCCACCAATCTGGGCACAGGAAGGACATTTCTGGTGGGTGTCACTCTCggtctcca contains these protein-coding regions:
- the LOC125917555 gene encoding signal-regulatory protein beta-1-like isoform X1 translates to MLNSCFVLPPGVAGEAELQVIQPEKSVSVAAGQTATLHCTMTSLIPAGKVEWLRGTGPGRELIFSFRGDPHSPRVTNVSDATRRNNLDFSIRISNITPEDTGTYYCVKFQKGNPDVEFKSGPGTQVTVSAKPSPPVVSGPTARATPEQTVSFTCESHGFSPRNVTLKWFKNGNELAASQTTVDPEGDSASYSIFSTTTLPLAPGDVRSQVICEVAHVTLQGGPPLRGTANLSETLRVPPTLEVAQQPVTGVQVKVICQVKKFYPQRLQLTWLENGHVSRTEMASMASDLIENKDGTFNWTSWLLVNLSVHREDVVFTCQVQQDGQPVVTKTHTLVVSAHQKDQEAHTTHDRELSTSLLVALFLGPKLLLLVSVSAIYGHRKQWIHWCPGRKTAPRT
- the LOC125917555 gene encoding tyrosine-protein phosphatase non-receptor type substrate 1-like isoform X3, yielding MLNSCFVLPPGVAGEAELQVIQPEKSVSVAAGQTATLHCTMTSLIPAGKVEWLRGTGPGRELIFSFRGDPHSPRVTNVSDATRRNNLDFSIRISNITPEDTGTYYCVKFQKGNPDVEFKSGPGTQVTVSAKPSPPVVSGPTARATPEQTVSFTCESHGFSPRNVTLKWFKNGNELAASQTTVDPEGDSASYSIFSTTTLPLAPGDVRSQVICEVAHVTLQGGPPLRGTANLSETLRVPPTLEVAQQPVTGVQVKVICQVKKFYPQRLQLTWLENGHVSRTEMASMASDLIENKDGTFNWTSWLLVNLSVHREDVVFTCQVQQDGQPVVTKTHTLVVSAHQKDQEAHTTHGVPGGKQHRGHRRHVENISGMMSR
- the LOC125917555 gene encoding tyrosine-protein phosphatase non-receptor type substrate 1-like isoform X2; this translates as MLNSCFVLPPGVAGEAELQVIQPEKSVSVAAGQTATLHCTMTSLIPAGKVEWLRGTGPGRELIFSFRGDPHSPRVTNVSDATRRNNLDFSIRISNITPEDTGTYYCVKFQKGNPDVEFKSGPGTQVTVSAKPSPPVVSGPTARATPEQTVSFTCESHGFSPRNVTLKWFKNGNELAASQTTVDPEGDSASYSIFSTTTLPLAPGDVRSQVICEVAHVTLQGGPPLRGTANLSETLRVPPTLEVAQQPVTGVQVKVICQVKKFYPQRLQLTWLENGHVSRTEMASMASDLIENKDGTFNWTSWLLVNLSVHREDVVFTCQVQQDGQPVVTKTHTLVVSAHQKDQEAHTTHGCHVCLSHFSFFPSPLNFETAPLESRLSFPRSYAF